A portion of the Carya illinoinensis cultivar Pawnee chromosome 11, C.illinoinensisPawnee_v1, whole genome shotgun sequence genome contains these proteins:
- the LOC122280990 gene encoding LEAF RUST 10 DISEASE-RESISTANCE LOCUS RECEPTOR-LIKE PROTEIN KINASE-like 2.5 isoform X2: MARGMSFPAVVLTALFVLLLFHQTCSVTDIHLTEAGRGCSSSCGSIQNITYPFRLTEDLLNCGDHMHNLSCENSITVLYLYGVQYYVREINYGDYTIRVVDSGIQRNNLSSITSNFLNYYSVWYNDNHPTYSTSEWSTMAILSCEKPVHSPSYLKIATNCFKNGVYSSKYSSSSNSEMHSYVAYNLTPYPGEIEESCRLELMSGISWEFTHRDTKAPSCEEIHNELLYGFRLDWLQAVCPEYCDYCYLGEGNKIQCGSNKIVCPEYCVDCYLGEGNKIQCSYRNKIGFFTRLEGVYNDVMYGLGRGLEYLTRGKLPQPLYSSVQYENWWSPDSSPKKLIILVFYLGPYLIPKMVMGTPVVLAFLIYKWRRRHLSMYDAIEDFLQSHNNLAPIRYSYPQIRKMSKNFKNKLGEGGFGTVFKGTLRSGRLVAIKELTKSKANGQDFISEVATIGRIHHVNVVQLIGFCVEGSKRALVYEFMSKGSLNNHIFMSEGSILISYKKMHEIALGVARGIEYLHQGCDIRILHFDIKPHNILLDENLNPKLSDFGLAKSYPIADSIVSLTAARGTFGYMAPEFFYKNIGGISYKADVYSFGMLLMEMAGRRKNLNADAEHSSQIYFPTWVYDQLHDGNDIEMEEYATKEEEEICKLMIIVALWCIQMKPSDRPSMNKVVEMLEGEVESLQLPPKPFFSLSE, encoded by the exons TAGTACTCACAGCCCTTTTCGTTCTTTTGCTATTCCATCAAACTTGCAGTGTTACGGATATTCATCTTACCGAGGCAGGACGCggttgttcttcttcatgtggtagTATCCAAAATATAACCTATCCATTTCGATTAACGGAGGATCTGCTAAACTGCGGCGACCATATGCATAACCTGTCATGTGAGAACAGCATTACTGTCTTATACTTATATGGTGTACAGTACTATGTGCGAGAAATCAATTACGGTGACTACACAATCCGAGTAGTAGACTCGGGTATTCAGAGGAATAATCTCTCTTCTATCACTAGTAATTTTCTAAACTATTATAGCGTATGGTATAATGATAATCATCCTACATATTCTACATCAGAATGGAGTACTATGGCTATCTTGAGCTGTGAAAAGCCAGTGCATTCGCCCTCTTATTTGAAAATTGCAACTAATTGCTTTAAGAATGGAGTATATTCTTCCAAGTACTCTTCATCATCTAATTCCGAGATGCATAGTTATGTTGCATATAATCTAACTCCATATCCGGGGGAGATAGAGGAATCTTGCCGACTAGAGCTGATGTCCGGAATATCGTGGGAATTCACCCATCGAGATACAAAGGCTCCTTCCTGCGAAGAGATCCACAACGAATTGTTATATGGTTTTAGGCTTGATTGGTTGCAAGCTGTTTGTCCTGAATATTGCGACTATTGCTACCTTGGTGAGGGGAACAAAATTCAGTGCGGCTCTAATAAAATAG TTTGTCCTGAATATTGCGTCGATTGCTACCTTGGTGAGGGGAACAAAATTCAATGCTCCTACCGGAATAAAATAG GATTCTTCACAAGACTAGAGGGAGTATACAATG ATGTTATGTACGGACTTGGGCGAGGATTGGAATACCTGA CACGAGGAAAGTTACCTCAACCCCTGTATTCATCGGTACAATACGAAAATTGGTGGAGTCCGG ATTCTTCACCCAAAAAGTTGATTATACTGGTGTTCTATCTCG GGCCATACCTTATACCAAAAATGGTAATGGGGACTCCAGTTGTGCTTGCATTCTTGATCTATAAATGGCGAAGGAGGCATTTGTCAATGTATGATGCTATTGAAGACTTTCTACAAAGTCACAACAACCTCGCCCCGATAAGATATTCATACCCACAAATTAGGAAGATGAGCAAGAATTTCAAGAACAAACTAGGTGAAGGAGGTTTTGGAACTGTATTCAAAGGAACACTTCGAAGTGGCAGACTTGTAGCAATAAAGGAATTAACTAAGAGCAAAGCTAATGGGCAAGACTTTATCAGTGAGGTTGCAACCATTGGAAGAATTCATCATGTTAATGTAGTGCAACTCATTGGTTTTTGTGTTGAAGGATCAAAGCGTGCTCTTGTATATGAGTTCATGTCTAAAGGGTCTCTTAATAACCATATTTTTATGAGTGAAGGAAGTATCCTCATAAGCTACAAGAAAATGCATGAAATTGCTCTAGGGGTGGCTCGTGGTATTGAATACTTGCATCAAGGTTGTGACATACGGATTTTGCACTTTGATATAAAGCCTCACAACATTCTTCTTGATGAAAATCTTAATCCCAAGCTTTCTGATTTTGGCTTAGCAAAATCATATCCAATAGCTGATAGCATTGTTTCATTGACTGCTGCAAGGGGAACATTTGGATATATGGCTCCTgagtttttctataaaaatattgGAGGCATCTCATACAAAGCtgatgtttatagttttggaatGTTATTGATGGAAATGGCAGGTAGAAGAAAGAATTTGAATGCAGATGCAGAACATTCAAGCCAAATCTACTTTCCCACATGGGTCTACGACCAATTGCATGATGGAAATGACATAGAAATGGAGGAATATGCCACAAAGGAGGAAGAGGAAATATGTAAGTTGATGATCATAGTTGCTTTATGGTGTATACAGATGAAGCCTAGTGATCGTCCTTCAATGAACAAAGTCGTAGAAATGCTTGAAGGAGAAGTTGAATCCTTACAACTACCTCCTAAGCCTTTCTTTTCATTATCAGAGTGA
- the LOC122280990 gene encoding LEAF RUST 10 DISEASE-RESISTANCE LOCUS RECEPTOR-LIKE PROTEIN KINASE-like 2.2 isoform X3 has translation MARGMSFTAVVLTALFVLLLFHQTCSVTDIHLTEAGRGCSSSCGSIQNITYPFRLTEDLLNCGDHMHNLSCENSITVLYLYGVQYYVREINYGDYTIRVVDSGIQRNNLSSITSNFLNYYSVWYNDNHPTYSTSEWSTMAILSCEKPVHSPSYLKIATNCFKNGVYSSKYSSSSNSEMHSYVAYNLTPYPGEIEESCRLELMSGISWEFTHRDTKAPSCEEIHNELLYGFRLDWLQAVCPEYCDYCYLGEGNKIQCGSNKIVCPEYCVDCYLGEGNKIQCSYRNKIGFFTRLEGVYNDVMYGLGRGLEYLNSSPKKLIILVFYLGPYLIPKMVMGTPVVLAFLIYKWRRRHLSMYDAIEDFLQSHNNLAPIRYSYPQIRKMSKNFKNKLGEGGFGTVFKGTLRSGRLVAIKELTKSKANGQDFISEVATIGRIHHVNVVQLIGFCVEGSKRALVYEFMSKGSLNNHIFMSEGSILISYKKMHEIALGVARGIEYLHQGCDIRILHFDIKPHNILLDENLNPKLSDFGLAKSYPIADSIVSLTAARGTFGYMAPEFFYKNIGGISYKADVYSFGMLLMEMAGRRKNLNADAEHSSQIYFPTWVYDQLHDGNDIEMEEYATKEEEEICKLMIIVALWCIQMKPSDRPSMNKVVEMLEGEVESLQLPPKPFFSLSE, from the exons ATGGCAAGAGGAATGAGCTTCACTGCAGTAGTACTCACAGCCCTTTTCGTTCTTTTGCTATTCCATCAAACTTGCAGTGTTACGGATATTCATCTTACCGAGGCAGGACGCggttgttcttcttcatgtggtagTATCCAAAATATAACCTATCCATTTCGATTAACGGAGGATCTGCTAAACTGCGGCGACCATATGCATAACCTGTCATGTGAGAACAGCATTACTGTCTTATACTTATATGGTGTACAGTACTATGTGCGAGAAATCAATTACGGTGACTACACAATCCGAGTAGTAGACTCGGGTATTCAGAGGAATAATCTCTCTTCTATCACTAGTAATTTTCTAAACTATTATAGCGTATGGTATAATGATAATCATCCTACATATTCTACATCAGAATGGAGTACTATGGCTATCTTGAGCTGTGAAAAGCCAGTGCATTCGCCCTCTTATTTGAAAATTGCAACTAATTGCTTTAAGAATGGAGTATATTCTTCCAAGTACTCTTCATCATCTAATTCCGAGATGCATAGTTATGTTGCATATAATCTAACTCCATATCCGGGGGAGATAGAGGAATCTTGCCGACTAGAGCTGATGTCCGGAATATCGTGGGAATTCACCCATCGAGATACAAAGGCTCCTTCCTGCGAAGAGATCCACAACGAATTGTTATATGGTTTTAGGCTTGATTGGTTGCAAGCTGTTTGTCCTGAATATTGCGACTATTGCTACCTTGGTGAGGGGAACAAAATTCAGTGCGGCTCTAATAAAATAG TTTGTCCTGAATATTGCGTCGATTGCTACCTTGGTGAGGGGAACAAAATTCAATGCTCCTACCGGAATAAAATAG GATTCTTCACAAGACTAGAGGGAGTATACAATG ATGTTATGTACGGACTTGGGCGAGGATTGGAATACCTGA ATTCTTCACCCAAAAAGTTGATTATACTGGTGTTCTATCTCG GGCCATACCTTATACCAAAAATGGTAATGGGGACTCCAGTTGTGCTTGCATTCTTGATCTATAAATGGCGAAGGAGGCATTTGTCAATGTATGATGCTATTGAAGACTTTCTACAAAGTCACAACAACCTCGCCCCGATAAGATATTCATACCCACAAATTAGGAAGATGAGCAAGAATTTCAAGAACAAACTAGGTGAAGGAGGTTTTGGAACTGTATTCAAAGGAACACTTCGAAGTGGCAGACTTGTAGCAATAAAGGAATTAACTAAGAGCAAAGCTAATGGGCAAGACTTTATCAGTGAGGTTGCAACCATTGGAAGAATTCATCATGTTAATGTAGTGCAACTCATTGGTTTTTGTGTTGAAGGATCAAAGCGTGCTCTTGTATATGAGTTCATGTCTAAAGGGTCTCTTAATAACCATATTTTTATGAGTGAAGGAAGTATCCTCATAAGCTACAAGAAAATGCATGAAATTGCTCTAGGGGTGGCTCGTGGTATTGAATACTTGCATCAAGGTTGTGACATACGGATTTTGCACTTTGATATAAAGCCTCACAACATTCTTCTTGATGAAAATCTTAATCCCAAGCTTTCTGATTTTGGCTTAGCAAAATCATATCCAATAGCTGATAGCATTGTTTCATTGACTGCTGCAAGGGGAACATTTGGATATATGGCTCCTgagtttttctataaaaatattgGAGGCATCTCATACAAAGCtgatgtttatagttttggaatGTTATTGATGGAAATGGCAGGTAGAAGAAAGAATTTGAATGCAGATGCAGAACATTCAAGCCAAATCTACTTTCCCACATGGGTCTACGACCAATTGCATGATGGAAATGACATAGAAATGGAGGAATATGCCACAAAGGAGGAAGAGGAAATATGTAAGTTGATGATCATAGTTGCTTTATGGTGTATACAGATGAAGCCTAGTGATCGTCCTTCAATGAACAAAGTCGTAGAAATGCTTGAAGGAGAAGTTGAATCCTTACAACTACCTCCTAAGCCTTTCTTTTCATTATCAGAGTGA
- the LOC122280990 gene encoding LEAF RUST 10 DISEASE-RESISTANCE LOCUS RECEPTOR-LIKE PROTEIN KINASE-like 2.5 isoform X1 has protein sequence MARGMSFTAVVLTALFVLLLFHQTCSVTDIHLTEAGRGCSSSCGSIQNITYPFRLTEDLLNCGDHMHNLSCENSITVLYLYGVQYYVREINYGDYTIRVVDSGIQRNNLSSITSNFLNYYSVWYNDNHPTYSTSEWSTMAILSCEKPVHSPSYLKIATNCFKNGVYSSKYSSSSNSEMHSYVAYNLTPYPGEIEESCRLELMSGISWEFTHRDTKAPSCEEIHNELLYGFRLDWLQAVCPEYCDYCYLGEGNKIQCGSNKIVCPEYCVDCYLGEGNKIQCSYRNKIGFFTRLEGVYNDVMYGLGRGLEYLTRGKLPQPLYSSVQYENWWSPDSSPKKLIILVFYLGPYLIPKMVMGTPVVLAFLIYKWRRRHLSMYDAIEDFLQSHNNLAPIRYSYPQIRKMSKNFKNKLGEGGFGTVFKGTLRSGRLVAIKELTKSKANGQDFISEVATIGRIHHVNVVQLIGFCVEGSKRALVYEFMSKGSLNNHIFMSEGSILISYKKMHEIALGVARGIEYLHQGCDIRILHFDIKPHNILLDENLNPKLSDFGLAKSYPIADSIVSLTAARGTFGYMAPEFFYKNIGGISYKADVYSFGMLLMEMAGRRKNLNADAEHSSQIYFPTWVYDQLHDGNDIEMEEYATKEEEEICKLMIIVALWCIQMKPSDRPSMNKVVEMLEGEVESLQLPPKPFFSLSE, from the exons ATGGCAAGAGGAATGAGCTTCACTGCAGTAGTACTCACAGCCCTTTTCGTTCTTTTGCTATTCCATCAAACTTGCAGTGTTACGGATATTCATCTTACCGAGGCAGGACGCggttgttcttcttcatgtggtagTATCCAAAATATAACCTATCCATTTCGATTAACGGAGGATCTGCTAAACTGCGGCGACCATATGCATAACCTGTCATGTGAGAACAGCATTACTGTCTTATACTTATATGGTGTACAGTACTATGTGCGAGAAATCAATTACGGTGACTACACAATCCGAGTAGTAGACTCGGGTATTCAGAGGAATAATCTCTCTTCTATCACTAGTAATTTTCTAAACTATTATAGCGTATGGTATAATGATAATCATCCTACATATTCTACATCAGAATGGAGTACTATGGCTATCTTGAGCTGTGAAAAGCCAGTGCATTCGCCCTCTTATTTGAAAATTGCAACTAATTGCTTTAAGAATGGAGTATATTCTTCCAAGTACTCTTCATCATCTAATTCCGAGATGCATAGTTATGTTGCATATAATCTAACTCCATATCCGGGGGAGATAGAGGAATCTTGCCGACTAGAGCTGATGTCCGGAATATCGTGGGAATTCACCCATCGAGATACAAAGGCTCCTTCCTGCGAAGAGATCCACAACGAATTGTTATATGGTTTTAGGCTTGATTGGTTGCAAGCTGTTTGTCCTGAATATTGCGACTATTGCTACCTTGGTGAGGGGAACAAAATTCAGTGCGGCTCTAATAAAATAG TTTGTCCTGAATATTGCGTCGATTGCTACCTTGGTGAGGGGAACAAAATTCAATGCTCCTACCGGAATAAAATAG GATTCTTCACAAGACTAGAGGGAGTATACAATG ATGTTATGTACGGACTTGGGCGAGGATTGGAATACCTGA CACGAGGAAAGTTACCTCAACCCCTGTATTCATCGGTACAATACGAAAATTGGTGGAGTCCGG ATTCTTCACCCAAAAAGTTGATTATACTGGTGTTCTATCTCG GGCCATACCTTATACCAAAAATGGTAATGGGGACTCCAGTTGTGCTTGCATTCTTGATCTATAAATGGCGAAGGAGGCATTTGTCAATGTATGATGCTATTGAAGACTTTCTACAAAGTCACAACAACCTCGCCCCGATAAGATATTCATACCCACAAATTAGGAAGATGAGCAAGAATTTCAAGAACAAACTAGGTGAAGGAGGTTTTGGAACTGTATTCAAAGGAACACTTCGAAGTGGCAGACTTGTAGCAATAAAGGAATTAACTAAGAGCAAAGCTAATGGGCAAGACTTTATCAGTGAGGTTGCAACCATTGGAAGAATTCATCATGTTAATGTAGTGCAACTCATTGGTTTTTGTGTTGAAGGATCAAAGCGTGCTCTTGTATATGAGTTCATGTCTAAAGGGTCTCTTAATAACCATATTTTTATGAGTGAAGGAAGTATCCTCATAAGCTACAAGAAAATGCATGAAATTGCTCTAGGGGTGGCTCGTGGTATTGAATACTTGCATCAAGGTTGTGACATACGGATTTTGCACTTTGATATAAAGCCTCACAACATTCTTCTTGATGAAAATCTTAATCCCAAGCTTTCTGATTTTGGCTTAGCAAAATCATATCCAATAGCTGATAGCATTGTTTCATTGACTGCTGCAAGGGGAACATTTGGATATATGGCTCCTgagtttttctataaaaatattgGAGGCATCTCATACAAAGCtgatgtttatagttttggaatGTTATTGATGGAAATGGCAGGTAGAAGAAAGAATTTGAATGCAGATGCAGAACATTCAAGCCAAATCTACTTTCCCACATGGGTCTACGACCAATTGCATGATGGAAATGACATAGAAATGGAGGAATATGCCACAAAGGAGGAAGAGGAAATATGTAAGTTGATGATCATAGTTGCTTTATGGTGTATACAGATGAAGCCTAGTGATCGTCCTTCAATGAACAAAGTCGTAGAAATGCTTGAAGGAGAAGTTGAATCCTTACAACTACCTCCTAAGCCTTTCTTTTCATTATCAGAGTGA
- the LOC122280990 gene encoding LEAF RUST 10 DISEASE-RESISTANCE LOCUS RECEPTOR-LIKE PROTEIN KINASE-like 2.1 isoform X5 yields the protein MARGMSFTAVVLTALFVLLLFHQTCSVTDIHLTEAGRGCSSSCGSIQNITYPFRLTEDLLNCGDHMHNLSCENSITVLYLYGVQYYVREINYGDYTIRVVDSGIQRNNLSSITSNFLNYYSVWYNDNHPTYSTSEWSTMAILSCEKPVHSPSYLKIATNCFKNGVYSSKYSSSSNSEMHSYVAYNLTPYPGEIEESCRLELMSGISWEFTHRDTKAPSCEEIHNELLYGFRLDWLQAVCPEYCDYCYLGEGNKIQCGSNKIGFFTRLEGVYNDVMYGLGRGLEYLNSSPKKLIILVFYLGPYLIPKMVMGTPVVLAFLIYKWRRRHLSMYDAIEDFLQSHNNLAPIRYSYPQIRKMSKNFKNKLGEGGFGTVFKGTLRSGRLVAIKELTKSKANGQDFISEVATIGRIHHVNVVQLIGFCVEGSKRALVYEFMSKGSLNNHIFMSEGSILISYKKMHEIALGVARGIEYLHQGCDIRILHFDIKPHNILLDENLNPKLSDFGLAKSYPIADSIVSLTAARGTFGYMAPEFFYKNIGGISYKADVYSFGMLLMEMAGRRKNLNADAEHSSQIYFPTWVYDQLHDGNDIEMEEYATKEEEEICKLMIIVALWCIQMKPSDRPSMNKVVEMLEGEVESLQLPPKPFFSLSE from the exons ATGGCAAGAGGAATGAGCTTCACTGCAGTAGTACTCACAGCCCTTTTCGTTCTTTTGCTATTCCATCAAACTTGCAGTGTTACGGATATTCATCTTACCGAGGCAGGACGCggttgttcttcttcatgtggtagTATCCAAAATATAACCTATCCATTTCGATTAACGGAGGATCTGCTAAACTGCGGCGACCATATGCATAACCTGTCATGTGAGAACAGCATTACTGTCTTATACTTATATGGTGTACAGTACTATGTGCGAGAAATCAATTACGGTGACTACACAATCCGAGTAGTAGACTCGGGTATTCAGAGGAATAATCTCTCTTCTATCACTAGTAATTTTCTAAACTATTATAGCGTATGGTATAATGATAATCATCCTACATATTCTACATCAGAATGGAGTACTATGGCTATCTTGAGCTGTGAAAAGCCAGTGCATTCGCCCTCTTATTTGAAAATTGCAACTAATTGCTTTAAGAATGGAGTATATTCTTCCAAGTACTCTTCATCATCTAATTCCGAGATGCATAGTTATGTTGCATATAATCTAACTCCATATCCGGGGGAGATAGAGGAATCTTGCCGACTAGAGCTGATGTCCGGAATATCGTGGGAATTCACCCATCGAGATACAAAGGCTCCTTCCTGCGAAGAGATCCACAACGAATTGTTATATGGTTTTAGGCTTGATTGGTTGCAAGCTGTTTGTCCTGAATATTGCGACTATTGCTACCTTGGTGAGGGGAACAAAATTCAGTGCGGCTCTAATAAAATAG GATTCTTCACAAGACTAGAGGGAGTATACAATG ATGTTATGTACGGACTTGGGCGAGGATTGGAATACCTGA ATTCTTCACCCAAAAAGTTGATTATACTGGTGTTCTATCTCG GGCCATACCTTATACCAAAAATGGTAATGGGGACTCCAGTTGTGCTTGCATTCTTGATCTATAAATGGCGAAGGAGGCATTTGTCAATGTATGATGCTATTGAAGACTTTCTACAAAGTCACAACAACCTCGCCCCGATAAGATATTCATACCCACAAATTAGGAAGATGAGCAAGAATTTCAAGAACAAACTAGGTGAAGGAGGTTTTGGAACTGTATTCAAAGGAACACTTCGAAGTGGCAGACTTGTAGCAATAAAGGAATTAACTAAGAGCAAAGCTAATGGGCAAGACTTTATCAGTGAGGTTGCAACCATTGGAAGAATTCATCATGTTAATGTAGTGCAACTCATTGGTTTTTGTGTTGAAGGATCAAAGCGTGCTCTTGTATATGAGTTCATGTCTAAAGGGTCTCTTAATAACCATATTTTTATGAGTGAAGGAAGTATCCTCATAAGCTACAAGAAAATGCATGAAATTGCTCTAGGGGTGGCTCGTGGTATTGAATACTTGCATCAAGGTTGTGACATACGGATTTTGCACTTTGATATAAAGCCTCACAACATTCTTCTTGATGAAAATCTTAATCCCAAGCTTTCTGATTTTGGCTTAGCAAAATCATATCCAATAGCTGATAGCATTGTTTCATTGACTGCTGCAAGGGGAACATTTGGATATATGGCTCCTgagtttttctataaaaatattgGAGGCATCTCATACAAAGCtgatgtttatagttttggaatGTTATTGATGGAAATGGCAGGTAGAAGAAAGAATTTGAATGCAGATGCAGAACATTCAAGCCAAATCTACTTTCCCACATGGGTCTACGACCAATTGCATGATGGAAATGACATAGAAATGGAGGAATATGCCACAAAGGAGGAAGAGGAAATATGTAAGTTGATGATCATAGTTGCTTTATGGTGTATACAGATGAAGCCTAGTGATCGTCCTTCAATGAACAAAGTCGTAGAAATGCTTGAAGGAGAAGTTGAATCCTTACAACTACCTCCTAAGCCTTTCTTTTCATTATCAGAGTGA
- the LOC122280990 gene encoding LEAF RUST 10 DISEASE-RESISTANCE LOCUS RECEPTOR-LIKE PROTEIN KINASE-like 2.5 isoform X4: MARGMSFTAVVLTALFVLLLFHQTCSVTDIHLTEAGRGCSSSCGSIQNITYPFRLTEDLLNCGDHMHNLSCENSITVLYLYGVQYYVREINYGDYTIRVVDSGIQRNNLSSITSNFLNYYSVWYNDNHPTYSTSEWSTMAILSCEKPVHSPSYLKIATNCFKNGVYSSKYSSSSNSEMHSYVAYNLTPYPGEIEESCRLELMSGISWEFTHRDTKAPSCEEIHNELLYGFRLDWLQAVCPEYCDYCYLGEGNKIQCGSNKIGFFTRLEGVYNDVMYGLGRGLEYLTRGKLPQPLYSSVQYENWWSPDSSPKKLIILVFYLGPYLIPKMVMGTPVVLAFLIYKWRRRHLSMYDAIEDFLQSHNNLAPIRYSYPQIRKMSKNFKNKLGEGGFGTVFKGTLRSGRLVAIKELTKSKANGQDFISEVATIGRIHHVNVVQLIGFCVEGSKRALVYEFMSKGSLNNHIFMSEGSILISYKKMHEIALGVARGIEYLHQGCDIRILHFDIKPHNILLDENLNPKLSDFGLAKSYPIADSIVSLTAARGTFGYMAPEFFYKNIGGISYKADVYSFGMLLMEMAGRRKNLNADAEHSSQIYFPTWVYDQLHDGNDIEMEEYATKEEEEICKLMIIVALWCIQMKPSDRPSMNKVVEMLEGEVESLQLPPKPFFSLSE, from the exons ATGGCAAGAGGAATGAGCTTCACTGCAGTAGTACTCACAGCCCTTTTCGTTCTTTTGCTATTCCATCAAACTTGCAGTGTTACGGATATTCATCTTACCGAGGCAGGACGCggttgttcttcttcatgtggtagTATCCAAAATATAACCTATCCATTTCGATTAACGGAGGATCTGCTAAACTGCGGCGACCATATGCATAACCTGTCATGTGAGAACAGCATTACTGTCTTATACTTATATGGTGTACAGTACTATGTGCGAGAAATCAATTACGGTGACTACACAATCCGAGTAGTAGACTCGGGTATTCAGAGGAATAATCTCTCTTCTATCACTAGTAATTTTCTAAACTATTATAGCGTATGGTATAATGATAATCATCCTACATATTCTACATCAGAATGGAGTACTATGGCTATCTTGAGCTGTGAAAAGCCAGTGCATTCGCCCTCTTATTTGAAAATTGCAACTAATTGCTTTAAGAATGGAGTATATTCTTCCAAGTACTCTTCATCATCTAATTCCGAGATGCATAGTTATGTTGCATATAATCTAACTCCATATCCGGGGGAGATAGAGGAATCTTGCCGACTAGAGCTGATGTCCGGAATATCGTGGGAATTCACCCATCGAGATACAAAGGCTCCTTCCTGCGAAGAGATCCACAACGAATTGTTATATGGTTTTAGGCTTGATTGGTTGCAAGCTGTTTGTCCTGAATATTGCGACTATTGCTACCTTGGTGAGGGGAACAAAATTCAGTGCGGCTCTAATAAAATAG GATTCTTCACAAGACTAGAGGGAGTATACAATG ATGTTATGTACGGACTTGGGCGAGGATTGGAATACCTGA CACGAGGAAAGTTACCTCAACCCCTGTATTCATCGGTACAATACGAAAATTGGTGGAGTCCGG ATTCTTCACCCAAAAAGTTGATTATACTGGTGTTCTATCTCG GGCCATACCTTATACCAAAAATGGTAATGGGGACTCCAGTTGTGCTTGCATTCTTGATCTATAAATGGCGAAGGAGGCATTTGTCAATGTATGATGCTATTGAAGACTTTCTACAAAGTCACAACAACCTCGCCCCGATAAGATATTCATACCCACAAATTAGGAAGATGAGCAAGAATTTCAAGAACAAACTAGGTGAAGGAGGTTTTGGAACTGTATTCAAAGGAACACTTCGAAGTGGCAGACTTGTAGCAATAAAGGAATTAACTAAGAGCAAAGCTAATGGGCAAGACTTTATCAGTGAGGTTGCAACCATTGGAAGAATTCATCATGTTAATGTAGTGCAACTCATTGGTTTTTGTGTTGAAGGATCAAAGCGTGCTCTTGTATATGAGTTCATGTCTAAAGGGTCTCTTAATAACCATATTTTTATGAGTGAAGGAAGTATCCTCATAAGCTACAAGAAAATGCATGAAATTGCTCTAGGGGTGGCTCGTGGTATTGAATACTTGCATCAAGGTTGTGACATACGGATTTTGCACTTTGATATAAAGCCTCACAACATTCTTCTTGATGAAAATCTTAATCCCAAGCTTTCTGATTTTGGCTTAGCAAAATCATATCCAATAGCTGATAGCATTGTTTCATTGACTGCTGCAAGGGGAACATTTGGATATATGGCTCCTgagtttttctataaaaatattgGAGGCATCTCATACAAAGCtgatgtttatagttttggaatGTTATTGATGGAAATGGCAGGTAGAAGAAAGAATTTGAATGCAGATGCAGAACATTCAAGCCAAATCTACTTTCCCACATGGGTCTACGACCAATTGCATGATGGAAATGACATAGAAATGGAGGAATATGCCACAAAGGAGGAAGAGGAAATATGTAAGTTGATGATCATAGTTGCTTTATGGTGTATACAGATGAAGCCTAGTGATCGTCCTTCAATGAACAAAGTCGTAGAAATGCTTGAAGGAGAAGTTGAATCCTTACAACTACCTCCTAAGCCTTTCTTTTCATTATCAGAGTGA